From Edaphobacter lichenicola, the proteins below share one genomic window:
- a CDS encoding sialate O-acetylesterase yields the protein MKLRLTLCLLAATLTTQAEVSLPKLFSSHMVLQRDLPIHLWGSANPGESITATFHDLTNTATADATGRWSLYLPPQPAGGPYTLTVRSTNTITYDDILLGDLWFASGQSNMEMPLSGFGADTQVQDAAKEIAAANYPEIRLLLVERDNADYPLEDIKTPTGWSLCTPDTAKNFSATAYFFARDLQKALEDKKQHVPIGLIDSTWGGTPAEAWTSLDALGSNASLMPVFAARAEQADREPTELRLDALDKQARAEGKPTTPNRDWHPKFDSWRPAALYNAMVAPFTPLPIKGIIWYQGEANSALNRASLYDKVFPTLIEDWRQHWAQGNFPFLYVQISAFASTPKEDWGELRDAQRKTLSLVNTGMAVTIDIGNEHNVHPANKQAVGERLSLLARRLVYNEDLAASGPLFRLAYPDKGAMHVWFDNAAGLHTKNGAPEGFEVAGADRIFLRANAKINHEPSGDSITVSNPSIPNPQYVRYAWPNFPQANVFNGANLPASTFTSLEPPTH from the coding sequence ATGAAGCTTCGCCTCACCCTCTGCCTCCTCGCCGCCACCCTCACCACGCAAGCCGAAGTCTCCCTCCCCAAACTCTTCTCCAGCCACATGGTCCTGCAGCGCGACCTGCCCATTCACCTGTGGGGCAGCGCTAATCCCGGCGAGTCCATCACCGCCACCTTCCACGACCTCACGAACACTGCGACCGCCGACGCCACCGGCCGCTGGAGCCTCTATCTTCCCCCGCAGCCCGCCGGCGGTCCGTACACGCTCACCGTCCGAAGCACCAACACCATCACCTATGACGACATCCTGCTCGGCGATCTCTGGTTCGCTTCCGGCCAGTCCAACATGGAGATGCCTCTCTCCGGCTTCGGCGCCGACACTCAGGTCCAAGACGCCGCCAAGGAGATCGCAGCCGCCAACTATCCCGAAATCCGCCTCCTCCTCGTCGAAAGAGACAATGCCGACTATCCGCTCGAAGACATCAAGACCCCTACCGGGTGGTCCCTCTGCACGCCCGACACTGCGAAGAACTTCTCCGCCACCGCCTACTTCTTCGCCCGCGACCTGCAAAAGGCCCTTGAGGACAAAAAGCAGCACGTCCCCATCGGCCTGATCGACTCCACCTGGGGAGGCACACCCGCGGAAGCCTGGACCAGCCTCGACGCCCTCGGTTCCAACGCCTCGCTGATGCCCGTCTTCGCCGCTCGCGCAGAACAGGCAGATCGCGAACCCACCGAGCTCCGTCTCGACGCCCTGGACAAACAGGCCCGCGCCGAGGGCAAGCCCACCACGCCCAACCGCGACTGGCACCCGAAATTCGACTCCTGGCGCCCCGCCGCACTCTACAACGCAATGGTCGCCCCCTTCACCCCGCTCCCCATCAAAGGCATCATCTGGTATCAGGGCGAGGCCAACTCCGCCCTCAACCGCGCCAGCCTCTACGACAAGGTCTTCCCTACCCTCATCGAGGACTGGCGCCAGCACTGGGCTCAGGGCAACTTCCCCTTCCTCTACGTGCAGATCTCCGCCTTCGCCAGCACGCCAAAGGAAGACTGGGGCGAACTCCGCGACGCCCAGCGCAAGACCCTCTCCCTGGTCAATACGGGCATGGCCGTCACCATCGACATCGGCAACGAACACAACGTCCACCCCGCCAACAAGCAGGCCGTCGGCGAGCGCCTCTCCCTGCTTGCCCGCCGCCTCGTCTACAACGAAGACCTCGCTGCCTCCGGCCCGCTCTTCCGCCTCGCCTACCCCGACAAGGGCGCGATGCACGTCTGGTTCGACAACGCCGCCGGCCTCCACACCAAAAACGGCGCACCCGAGGGCTTCGAGGTCGCCGGCGCTGACCGCATCTTCCTCCGCGCCAACGCCAAAATCAATCACGAGCCGAGCGGCGACAGCATCACCGTCTCCAACCCCTCCATCCCCAACCCGCAGTACGTCCGCTATGCGTGGCCCAACTTCCCCCAGGCCAACGTCTTCAACGGCGCGAATCTGCCCGCCTCTACCTTCACCTCGCTCGAACCACCCACTCACTAG